One region of Hymenobacter sediminicola genomic DNA includes:
- a CDS encoding DUF2157 domain-containing protein — MHSDQLLADLEARGLLPPEQAAAIAQDEQNRPFSLHQELRAALYLGITLLTGGLGVLLYQHLDEIGHGVIIASMFLLMMAGFGYAARHRQPFTWGQAVAPSFIPDYALLLGCLLFLALETYLQVQYNVFGSRYGLATMLPAVLFFGLAYRFDHRGVLAMGITALALWVGVSIAPVSAFTDNNFFTTRLGGVAVLLGLLLTGVGLDADLNRRKPHFAFTYVSLGANLALLAATAALFDFYPQPFLPKVVVVPLILALSVALMWYARRTQSYLFLLMGLLYGYLIVSYLFFRALEFSHGAGAELIITFYFTLSAVGIILLFVNGKKFLRRI, encoded by the coding sequence ATGCACTCTGACCAGCTACTAGCTGACTTGGAAGCCCGCGGTTTGCTCCCGCCGGAACAAGCCGCCGCCATTGCGCAGGATGAACAGAACCGGCCTTTTTCGCTGCACCAGGAGTTGCGGGCGGCGCTGTACTTGGGCATCACGCTGCTCACTGGCGGGCTGGGCGTGCTGCTCTACCAGCACCTCGACGAAATTGGGCATGGAGTCATTATTGCCAGTATGTTTCTGCTGATGATGGCCGGTTTTGGGTACGCGGCACGGCACCGGCAGCCCTTTACGTGGGGGCAGGCAGTAGCCCCTAGCTTCATACCTGATTATGCGCTGTTGCTCGGCTGCCTGCTGTTTCTGGCACTGGAAACCTATCTGCAGGTGCAGTACAATGTGTTCGGGAGTCGCTACGGCCTGGCGACCATGCTGCCGGCCGTGCTATTTTTCGGGCTGGCGTACCGCTTCGACCACCGGGGCGTGCTGGCCATGGGCATCACGGCGCTGGCCTTGTGGGTGGGCGTGAGCATTGCCCCGGTTTCCGCTTTCACAGACAATAATTTCTTCACTACTCGCCTCGGCGGCGTGGCGGTATTGCTGGGCCTGCTGCTAACCGGTGTAGGGCTGGATGCCGACCTCAACCGCCGCAAGCCACATTTTGCCTTCACCTACGTGTCGTTGGGGGCCAATCTGGCGCTGCTGGCCGCCACGGCTGCTTTATTTGATTTCTACCCGCAACCGTTCCTGCCCAAAGTGGTGGTGGTGCCGCTGATTCTGGCGCTGAGTGTGGCCCTGATGTGGTATGCGCGCCGGACACAGTCCTACTTGTTTCTGCTGATGGGGCTGCTGTACGGCTACCTCATAGTATCCTATCTGTTTTTCCGGGCACTTGAATTTAGTCATGGCGCAGGTGCTGAGTTGATCATTACATTCTACTTCACGCTTTCGGCGGTTGGTATCATTCTGCTGTTTGTCAACGGCAAGAAATTTCTGCGACGCATATGA
- a CDS encoding DUF389 domain-containing protein, with amino-acid sequence MHRSLELTVPPAVTETLCQQLIELDEVISLSVLPGASRKPPGDIITVQVLNRGADEVLRRAGAAVAKPEDLSVSTAELSSIIAPAEGEKVLNDKDEAIWEEVEAGLRHQGRPTPNYVALMALGGIMAAIGLVSEPVPQAVAFIASSIIAPGFEPIAALPMGVVLKRWHVVWRGLRSTLIGYFLFILTAGLTMWLLVASGESSAAELMANPEVHSISQPTLKSLLISACGAAAGIVIIAAYRRSVIAGALIALILMPAAALIGAGVAVGISSLAVEGLIRFGIDVAFVLVLGFIVFYSKQKILHRRRPLE; translated from the coding sequence ATGCACCGAAGCCTTGAACTCACTGTTCCGCCTGCCGTTACCGAAACCCTGTGCCAGCAGCTTATCGAACTGGACGAAGTCATCAGCTTGAGCGTGCTACCTGGGGCCTCCCGCAAGCCGCCGGGCGACATTATCACCGTGCAGGTGCTTAACCGGGGAGCCGACGAGGTGCTGCGCCGTGCCGGAGCGGCTGTTGCCAAACCCGAGGACTTGTCAGTATCCACGGCGGAGCTGAGCAGCATTATTGCTCCAGCCGAAGGCGAAAAAGTTCTTAACGACAAGGACGAGGCTATTTGGGAAGAAGTGGAAGCCGGGCTACGCCACCAGGGGCGCCCAACGCCCAACTATGTGGCCCTGATGGCACTGGGCGGTATTATGGCGGCTATCGGGCTGGTGTCGGAGCCGGTGCCGCAGGCCGTGGCTTTTATTGCATCCAGCATCATTGCGCCCGGTTTTGAGCCTATTGCCGCTCTACCAATGGGCGTGGTACTGAAACGCTGGCACGTGGTATGGCGCGGCCTTCGCTCCACTCTCATTGGGTATTTTCTCTTCATCCTGACGGCGGGCCTCACGATGTGGCTGCTGGTAGCCAGCGGCGAAAGCTCAGCAGCTGAACTGATGGCCAATCCGGAAGTGCACAGCATTTCGCAGCCCACCCTCAAAAGCCTGCTGATTTCGGCTTGCGGGGCCGCGGCCGGCATTGTGATTATTGCGGCCTACCGGCGTAGCGTCATTGCTGGCGCCCTCATTGCTCTCATCCTGATGCCGGCAGCCGCCCTCATTGGGGCCGGGGTTGCAGTCGGTATATCCAGTCTGGCGGTGGAGGGCCTCATTCGTTTTGGCATTGATGTAGCCTTTGTGCTGGTGCTCGGGTTCATTGTTTTCTACAGCAAACAGAAGATTCTGCACCGCCGTCGGCCTCTGGAATAA
- a CDS encoding cysteine desulfurase family protein codes for MTVYFDNAATTPLDPEVLDAMLPFMRDHFGNPSSIHGHGRQSRAAIENARKSIAHLINAAPAEIVFTSCGTEADNYAAFGSVRTLGLKHMITSPLEHHAVLHTTQALEKCGDAKLSYLRHDAQGRLDLEHLEELLATHPRTFVSLMHANNEIGNLNDIATIGEICARHDAVFHTDTVQTMGHYKHDVQQLKTHFLVGSAHKFHGPKGVGFLYRRSGQTMDALIHGGSQERNQRAGTENVYGIIGLAKALEIAYRDMTEHQRHIQGLKDRFIEKLQAEIEGVQFNGTSADAEHSLYTVLSVSLPPSSMNEMLLFNLDINHISVSGGSACTSGAQAGSHVLQALGADPDRGTIRFSMSKYNTVEEVDYAVEQLAKMFRKEPLKV; via the coding sequence ATGACTGTTTACTTCGATAACGCCGCTACCACGCCCCTAGACCCCGAAGTGCTGGATGCTATGCTGCCTTTTATGCGGGACCATTTCGGCAACCCCAGCAGTATTCATGGGCACGGCCGACAGTCGCGGGCAGCCATCGAAAACGCGCGCAAAAGCATTGCGCACCTCATTAATGCGGCACCGGCTGAAATCGTATTCACCTCGTGTGGCACAGAAGCCGATAATTATGCTGCTTTCGGCAGTGTCCGGACGCTGGGGCTGAAACACATGATTACGTCGCCGCTGGAGCACCATGCGGTGCTGCACACCACGCAGGCTCTGGAAAAATGCGGCGACGCCAAGCTGAGCTACCTTCGCCACGATGCGCAGGGCCGCTTGGATCTGGAACATCTGGAGGAGTTGCTGGCCACGCACCCACGCACCTTCGTGAGCCTGATGCACGCCAATAACGAAATTGGGAACCTGAACGACATTGCCACTATCGGCGAAATATGTGCCCGCCACGATGCCGTGTTTCACACCGATACGGTGCAGACTATGGGACACTACAAGCACGATGTGCAGCAACTGAAAACCCACTTTCTGGTGGGTTCAGCGCACAAGTTCCACGGTCCGAAAGGGGTGGGTTTCCTCTACCGCCGCTCGGGCCAGACCATGGACGCCCTGATTCATGGCGGTTCGCAGGAGCGCAACCAGCGGGCGGGCACCGAAAACGTATATGGCATCATTGGGCTGGCTAAGGCCCTGGAAATTGCGTACCGCGACATGACCGAGCATCAGCGCCATATTCAGGGGCTGAAAGACCGGTTCATCGAGAAGCTGCAGGCTGAAATTGAAGGTGTTCAGTTCAATGGTACCTCAGCCGATGCGGAGCACAGCCTCTATACTGTTCTGAGCGTGAGCCTGCCGCCCTCGTCTATGAATGAAATGCTGCTTTTCAACCTCGACATCAATCATATATCGGTGTCTGGTGGCTCGGCGTGTACTAGCGGCGCCCAGGCTGGCTCGCACGTGCTACAGGCCCTGGGTGCTGACCCCGACCGGGGAACCATCCGTTTTTCCATGAGCAAATACAACACCGTTGAGGAGGTAGACTACGCTGTGGAGCAGCTCGCTAAAATGTTCCGCAAAGAGCCATTGAAAGTATAA
- the glmM gene encoding phosphoglucosamine mutase — MALIKSISGIRGTIGGAAGEGLTPIDIVKYAAAFGTWVLNTTQNNTIVIGRDARISGEMVSKLVAATLQGLGIDVVDLGLSTTPTVEMAVPAKKAGGGIILTASHNPKQWNALKLLNDKGEFISDEEGKKVLTLGDSEAFDFAPVMKLGQYSTDDTFLQEHINTILALPLVDKAAIKGKNFRVVVDAVNSTGGFAVPMLLEQLGVEVIEKLFCEPTGDFAHNPEPLPENLREIAKTMEKGSFDLGIVVDPDVDRLALVNEDGTMFGEEYTLVAVADYVLQQNGGGNTVSNLSSTRALRDVTEKHGGNYAAAAVGEVNVVTKMKETNAIIGGEGNGGIIYPELHYGRDSLVGIALFLSHLAKTGLTMTRLRASYPNYFISKNKIELTPEINTDQVLEQMQQRYAKQPVNTIDGVKIEFDKEWVHLRKSNTEPIIRIYAESDSNATADHLANKIIADIKEIISVKS, encoded by the coding sequence GTGGCACTGATTAAATCCATTTCGGGCATCCGGGGTACTATTGGCGGCGCAGCCGGCGAAGGCCTGACGCCCATCGACATTGTAAAATACGCGGCGGCTTTTGGCACGTGGGTTCTCAACACCACCCAAAACAATACCATCGTTATCGGGCGCGACGCACGCATTTCCGGCGAGATGGTGAGCAAGCTGGTGGCCGCCACATTGCAGGGCTTGGGCATCGACGTAGTGGATCTGGGCCTGAGCACGACTCCTACCGTAGAAATGGCGGTGCCAGCTAAAAAAGCCGGTGGCGGCATCATTCTAACGGCTTCGCACAACCCGAAGCAGTGGAACGCGCTGAAACTGCTCAACGACAAGGGCGAGTTCATATCGGATGAGGAAGGCAAAAAAGTACTGACCCTCGGCGACTCGGAGGCATTTGACTTTGCGCCCGTTATGAAGCTGGGCCAATACAGCACCGACGACACGTTCCTACAGGAGCACATCAACACCATTCTGGCGCTGCCGCTGGTCGACAAGGCCGCCATCAAGGGCAAGAATTTCCGGGTGGTAGTGGATGCGGTAAATTCCACAGGCGGCTTTGCCGTGCCTATGCTGCTGGAGCAATTAGGTGTGGAGGTCATCGAGAAGCTGTTCTGCGAGCCAACCGGCGACTTTGCGCACAACCCTGAGCCGCTGCCCGAAAACCTGCGGGAAATTGCCAAAACGATGGAAAAAGGCTCCTTCGATCTGGGCATTGTGGTAGACCCCGATGTGGACCGCCTGGCGCTGGTGAACGAAGACGGCACCATGTTCGGCGAGGAGTACACGCTAGTAGCCGTGGCTGACTATGTGCTGCAGCAAAACGGCGGCGGCAACACCGTCAGCAACTTGAGCAGCACCCGGGCCCTGCGCGACGTAACGGAAAAGCACGGCGGCAACTATGCGGCAGCAGCCGTGGGCGAGGTGAACGTGGTGACCAAGATGAAGGAAACCAACGCCATAATTGGCGGCGAAGGTAACGGCGGTATCATCTACCCGGAGCTGCATTATGGACGCGACTCGCTGGTAGGTATTGCGCTTTTCCTGAGCCACCTGGCCAAGACCGGTCTCACCATGACACGCCTGCGGGCTTCTTACCCCAACTACTTTATCTCAAAAAATAAGATTGAGCTGACGCCGGAAATCAATACCGACCAAGTGCTGGAGCAGATGCAGCAGCGCTACGCCAAGCAGCCCGTCAACACGATTGATGGGGTGAAAATCGAGTTTGATAAGGAGTGGGTGCACCTGCGCAAGTCGAACACGGAGCCTATCATCCGGATTTATGCCGAGTCGGATTCCAATGCCACTGCCGACCATCTGGCCAATAAAATCATAGCTGACATCAAGGAAATTATTTCGGTGAAGAGCTAA
- the mazG gene encoding nucleoside triphosphate pyrophosphohydrolase yields the protein MEYNTPNRRPAQLEAFSRLLDVLERLRAECPWDRKQTLESLRHLTIEETYELSDAIIRHDLPDLQKELGDVFLHLIFYAKIASETGQFDIADVLNAQCEKLIFRHPHIYGSVQAETEEEVKRNWEQLKLKEKGNTSVLGGVPTSLPALVKAMRIQEKARGAGFDWERPEQVWEKVQEELGEFQAEFAHAEPAAINPERAAAEFGDLLFSLINFARHAGINPEEALERTNRKFIHRFQYLETEAARAGHQLRDLTLAQMDVYWEQAKKQALPSAPTAPKK from the coding sequence ATGGAATATAACACTCCCAACCGCCGGCCGGCTCAGCTGGAAGCTTTTAGCCGCCTGCTTGATGTGCTGGAACGCCTGCGCGCCGAATGTCCCTGGGACCGAAAGCAAACCCTGGAGAGCCTGCGCCACCTCACCATCGAAGAAACCTACGAACTCAGCGACGCCATTATCCGCCACGACCTGCCGGACTTGCAAAAAGAGCTGGGGGATGTATTTCTGCACCTGATTTTTTACGCCAAAATAGCCTCTGAGACTGGTCAGTTCGACATTGCAGATGTGCTGAATGCGCAGTGCGAAAAGCTTATCTTCCGGCATCCGCATATTTATGGCAGCGTGCAGGCCGAAACCGAAGAAGAGGTGAAGCGCAACTGGGAACAGCTTAAACTCAAGGAAAAAGGCAACACGTCGGTGCTTGGTGGCGTACCTACCTCGCTACCGGCTCTTGTGAAGGCGATGCGCATTCAGGAGAAAGCGCGCGGTGCGGGCTTCGACTGGGAGCGACCAGAGCAAGTATGGGAGAAAGTGCAGGAGGAACTTGGCGAGTTTCAGGCAGAATTTGCGCACGCTGAACCGGCTGCAATCAATCCGGAACGGGCCGCTGCCGAGTTCGGCGACCTACTATTTTCGCTGATCAACTTTGCCCGCCATGCTGGCATCAATCCTGAAGAGGCTCTCGAACGTACAAATCGTAAATTCATTCACCGCTTTCAATACCTAGAAACTGAAGCAGCACGCGCCGGCCATCAACTGCGTGACTTAACCTTGGCTCAGATGGACGTGTATTGGGAGCAGGCCAAAAAGCAAGCTCTCCCCTCCGCTCCTACTGCACCTAAGAAATAG
- a CDS encoding MotA/TolQ/ExbB proton channel family protein: MEQKNALNKNVRPAAPAAPKGEAKGGSAFAAIVIPLAFVVSIIIFQFVLGNPSNFVGNDNANAALPGNYLGTVYKGGVIVPLLMTLFLLVLTFSIERFLTISKAKGSKGVESFVRTVRQKLNVNDITGAIAACDQQKGSVAAVVKSGLLKYQEMARERGMDKDQKILAIQKEIEESTTLELPMLEKNLVILSTIASVSTLVGLLGTVFGMIKAFSALAQAGNPDAVALAEGISEALINTAIGIAGSAIAIIAYNYFTSKIDELTYSIDEAGFSIIQTFAAQHGEKTTETYTA, translated from the coding sequence ATGGAACAAAAGAATGCCCTGAACAAGAACGTGCGGCCTGCCGCTCCTGCCGCGCCTAAGGGTGAGGCGAAAGGCGGATCCGCGTTTGCCGCCATCGTGATTCCGCTGGCCTTCGTTGTAAGCATTATCATCTTCCAATTCGTGCTGGGCAACCCTAGCAACTTTGTGGGCAATGACAACGCTAATGCAGCTCTGCCCGGCAATTACCTTGGTACGGTGTACAAAGGTGGTGTCATCGTACCACTCCTGATGACGCTGTTCCTATTGGTACTGACCTTCTCGATTGAGCGTTTCCTGACCATCAGCAAAGCCAAAGGCTCTAAAGGTGTGGAAAGCTTCGTTCGTACTGTTCGTCAGAAACTGAACGTGAACGACATCACTGGTGCTATTGCCGCCTGCGACCAGCAGAAAGGTTCGGTAGCCGCCGTAGTTAAGTCGGGCCTGCTGAAGTACCAGGAAATGGCACGTGAGCGTGGCATGGACAAAGACCAGAAAATCCTGGCCATCCAGAAGGAAATCGAAGAGTCGACGACTCTGGAATTGCCAATGCTGGAGAAAAACCTCGTTATCCTGTCTACCATTGCTTCGGTATCGACGCTGGTAGGTCTGCTGGGTACGGTATTCGGTATGATCAAGGCCTTCTCGGCTCTGGCTCAAGCTGGTAACCCTGATGCAGTAGCGCTGGCAGAAGGTATTTCGGAAGCACTGATCAACACGGCTATCGGTATTGCCGGTTCGGCCATTGCCATCATTGCCTACAACTACTTCACCAGCAAAATTGACGAGCTGACCTACAGCATCGACGAGGCTGGCTTCAGCATCATTCAGACCTTTGCTGCTCAGCACGGCGAGAAGACGACGGAAACTTATACTGCCTAA
- a CDS encoding ExbD/TolR family protein produces MGKVKPHRTGPSLDMTPMVDLAFLLVTFFMLTTKFSPEEVVVVDTPASTSDFKLPESNVIRLLIDKDKRVFFGLESDKAKPLLLDKMAAKYGVTFTQKQKNAFGGLNSFGVPVQQLGSLLDMSTEQRKEVKQPGLLSVTDTVQLMDWVMEARKANQEAVGKPTFIAIKGDNNADVATVKRVIQLMQNKNINRFNLITDLENKPVVSR; encoded by the coding sequence ATGGGTAAAGTAAAGCCTCACAGAACCGGCCCCTCGCTGGACATGACCCCGATGGTGGATCTGGCCTTCCTGCTGGTGACGTTCTTCATGCTGACTACCAAATTCTCTCCGGAGGAGGTGGTAGTGGTTGACACTCCTGCCTCTACTTCAGACTTTAAGCTTCCCGAAAGCAACGTTATCCGTCTTCTTATTGATAAGGATAAGCGCGTGTTCTTCGGCTTGGAAAGCGACAAGGCTAAGCCCCTATTGCTCGACAAGATGGCCGCTAAGTACGGCGTCACTTTCACACAGAAGCAAAAGAACGCCTTTGGTGGCCTCAATAGCTTCGGTGTACCAGTGCAGCAGCTTGGCTCACTACTCGACATGAGTACTGAGCAGCGCAAAGAAGTAAAGCAGCCTGGTCTGCTTTCCGTTACTGATACTGTTCAGTTGATGGACTGGGTAATGGAAGCCCGCAAAGCCAACCAGGAAGCTGTCGGTAAGCCCACGTTTATTGCCATCAAAGGCGACAACAACGCGGACGTAGCCACGGTGAAGCGTGTCATTCAGCTGATGCAAAACAAGAACATCAACCGTTTCAACCTCATCACCGACTTGGAGAACAAGCCGGTAGTGAGCCGTTAA
- a CDS encoding ExbD/TolR family protein, giving the protein MAEIQQQADSGKGGKKRAKKMSTKIDMTPMVDLAFLLLTFFMLTTTFNKPNVMQLTMPVKEKNPDEQSQIKASDAFTIVMGEANKLYYYEGLLADDVKPELKLSNYSADGIRKVLLARQRQNPKTVVLIKPDDKSNYQNMVDILDEMNITDQKKYALVDISKADLELIKTSGL; this is encoded by the coding sequence ATGGCAGAAATACAACAACAAGCCGACTCCGGTAAAGGAGGAAAGAAGCGGGCCAAGAAAATGTCGACCAAAATCGACATGACCCCCATGGTAGACTTGGCCTTCCTGCTTCTGACCTTCTTCATGCTGACCACGACGTTCAACAAGCCGAACGTAATGCAGCTGACCATGCCGGTTAAGGAAAAGAACCCGGACGAACAATCACAGATCAAGGCGTCGGATGCTTTCACTATCGTAATGGGTGAAGCCAACAAGCTTTACTATTATGAAGGCCTGCTGGCCGATGACGTGAAGCCCGAGCTGAAGCTCTCTAATTATTCGGCCGATGGGATCCGCAAGGTCTTGCTGGCCCGGCAGCGCCAGAACCCCAAAACGGTGGTTCTGATCAAGCCGGACGACAAGTCCAACTACCAAAACATGGTAGATATCTTGGATGAGATGAACATCACCGACCAGAAGAAATATGCGTTGGTAGATATCTCGAAGGCTGACTTAGAACTCATTAAAACCTCCGGGCTATGA
- a CDS encoding energy transducer TonB, whose translation MMDNAQIAQASLNDIVFEGRNKAYGAYVLRRLYSKHVTRALLIAVAFFALIVSFPLIARIFSDNTVVEEDKMLKENVLMDAPPLDQTKPPPPPPPPEAPPPPPPKLSTIKFTPPVVKKDEEVRKEEEIPDQKELEDKVVSTVTVKGNTDNPIDLNGLEGEGNKVVEEVVEQKVYQYVEQMPVFPGGQEALLQYIAKNIKYPALALRNQVEGKVFIAFVVGPDGQVSDVKIQKGIGAGCDEEAARVIKNLPKFAPGKQNGRAVSVSYTVPVTFAIK comes from the coding sequence ATGATGGATAATGCGCAAATAGCGCAGGCGAGTCTCAACGACATCGTGTTCGAAGGCCGGAATAAGGCCTACGGTGCATATGTGTTGCGGCGCTTGTACAGCAAGCACGTCACGCGCGCCCTTCTCATCGCAGTTGCCTTTTTTGCCCTGATCGTAAGCTTCCCGCTAATTGCGCGAATCTTCAGCGACAATACAGTGGTAGAAGAGGACAAGATGCTGAAGGAAAACGTCCTGATGGATGCCCCTCCATTGGACCAAACCAAACCACCACCACCGCCCCCACCACCGGAGGCGCCACCACCGCCACCACCGAAGCTTTCCACCATCAAGTTCACGCCTCCGGTAGTGAAAAAAGATGAGGAAGTACGGAAAGAGGAGGAAATTCCGGATCAGAAGGAACTGGAAGACAAGGTAGTTTCTACCGTTACCGTGAAAGGCAACACCGACAACCCAATCGACTTGAATGGGCTGGAAGGTGAAGGCAACAAGGTAGTGGAAGAAGTAGTAGAGCAGAAGGTATACCAGTACGTGGAGCAAATGCCCGTATTCCCTGGTGGCCAAGAAGCCCTGCTGCAATACATTGCCAAGAACATTAAGTACCCAGCGCTGGCTCTGCGGAACCAGGTTGAAGGAAAGGTGTTCATTGCCTTCGTGGTTGGCCCGGATGGCCAGGTATCGGATGTGAAGATTCAGAAAGGTATTGGTGCCGGCTGCGACGAAGAAGCAGCCCGCGTTATCAAGAACCTGCCGAAGTTTGCACCAGGTAAGCAGAACGGCCGCGCCGTTAGCGTATCCTACACCGTACCGGTAACCTTCGCTATCAAGTAA
- a CDS encoding energy transducer TonB: MNTLDLRTATLDDMVFEGRNKAYGAFILRRLYHQHLARASATAIILSLLFISSPLIIRWLFPPVVEAAELMVLPPTAIEPMQVPVFEPKKEVAPPVAQVRPIVRPPAQDIATQVVKDELVKPEIVKPTVTDVGPITDIETIAGSTGKPGTGTGTGAGTGSGKTDSGTTKSATPPAPFITAEVMPQFVGGNEALMKYMQKHLKYPPLALRNNIEGKVFISFTVQADGSIADVQVLKGLGFGTDEEAIRVVKSMPSWVPGQQNKRSVAVRYNMPITFRYD, translated from the coding sequence ATGAACACTCTCGATCTGCGCACCGCCACCCTCGACGACATGGTCTTTGAGGGGCGCAACAAGGCCTATGGTGCCTTTATTCTGCGGCGCCTTTATCACCAGCATTTGGCCCGCGCCTCGGCTACAGCCATTATACTAAGTTTGCTCTTTATTAGCTCGCCTTTGATAATCCGGTGGCTCTTCCCTCCTGTTGTCGAAGCCGCTGAACTGATGGTTCTGCCTCCCACTGCAATAGAGCCAATGCAGGTGCCAGTATTCGAACCGAAAAAGGAAGTAGCACCACCAGTCGCACAAGTGCGACCCATCGTGAGGCCCCCTGCGCAGGATATTGCCACCCAAGTGGTGAAGGACGAATTGGTAAAGCCCGAGATTGTCAAGCCTACCGTTACTGATGTAGGCCCGATAACTGATATTGAAACCATAGCCGGCTCGACTGGCAAACCTGGTACAGGTACAGGCACCGGTGCTGGCACGGGTTCGGGTAAGACAGATTCAGGCACCACTAAGTCGGCAACTCCTCCGGCGCCCTTTATTACAGCAGAGGTTATGCCTCAGTTTGTGGGCGGCAACGAAGCGCTGATGAAGTACATGCAGAAACACCTTAAATACCCTCCGCTGGCGTTGCGCAACAATATTGAAGGAAAGGTCTTCATTTCCTTCACTGTGCAGGCCGACGGCTCCATTGCTGATGTGCAGGTGCTGAAGGGTCTGGGTTTTGGCACTGACGAAGAAGCCATTCGTGTAGTGAAGAGCATGCCATCTTGGGTACCAGGGCAGCAGAATAAACGCTCAGTAGCCGTACGCTATAACATGCCCATTACCTTTCGCTACGACTAA
- a CDS encoding PstS family phosphate ABC transporter substrate-binding protein: MNAPFDNLRNSGLLLASAVLLLASCNQNPGANTGPNDDTPTSGRIQISVDETFAPILKSQVDTFQKLYTYAHIEAAYEAEDYVADDLMTGKVRAIVIARQLTGAEKAKLESQKLIPRTTKIATDGLAIIVHPSNPDSLLTMAQLKAIFTGQSASWKQISGKNSLGPIDVVFDANRSSTTRYVQDSITRGTALTKRVFAAKSNPALLDYVATHPNAIGIVGANWISDRDDAAVQRFLKRVHVAGISRSDKPASPDDYLQPYQAYLALKTYPLRREVYIISREGRAGLGTGFASFVAGTKGQLIVLKSGLMPATGQTRIVTTTKQ, translated from the coding sequence ATGAACGCACCCTTCGATAATCTGCGCAACTCCGGCTTGCTACTGGCGTCTGCTGTTCTGCTGCTGGCTAGCTGTAATCAGAACCCGGGAGCTAACACTGGGCCGAATGATGATACGCCTACCAGTGGCCGCATTCAGATCAGTGTTGATGAAACGTTTGCGCCTATTCTGAAGTCGCAGGTAGATACATTTCAGAAGCTTTATACCTATGCGCACATAGAAGCGGCCTATGAAGCCGAAGACTATGTGGCCGATGACCTGATGACTGGCAAGGTGCGGGCCATTGTAATAGCGCGGCAACTGACTGGGGCGGAGAAAGCTAAGCTGGAGAGCCAGAAGCTTATTCCACGCACTACTAAAATTGCTACTGATGGCTTAGCCATTATTGTACATCCCTCGAATCCCGATTCGCTGCTGACTATGGCGCAATTGAAAGCCATTTTTACGGGGCAGAGTGCTTCTTGGAAGCAGATAAGCGGCAAGAACTCACTAGGGCCGATTGATGTGGTATTTGATGCCAACCGCTCGAGCACGACGCGTTACGTGCAGGATTCCATCACACGTGGTACTGCGCTTACCAAGCGGGTTTTTGCTGCAAAATCGAACCCCGCACTGCTGGATTACGTTGCAACTCATCCGAACGCCATTGGTATCGTAGGCGCAAACTGGATTAGCGACCGGGACGATGCAGCTGTACAGCGGTTTCTGAAACGTGTACATGTAGCTGGTATCAGCCGGTCAGATAAGCCTGCTTCGCCCGACGATTATCTGCAACCGTATCAGGCTTACTTGGCACTTAAAACGTACCCACTTCGGCGGGAAGTCTATATTATCAGCCGCGAGGGACGGGCCGGTCTTGGCACCGGTTTTGCATCCTTTGTAGCAGGTACCAAAGGCCAGCTGATTGTTCTGAAGTCAGGACTGATGCCAGCCACCGGGCAAACCCGTATCGTGACTACCACGAAACAGTAA